Genomic DNA from Terriglobales bacterium:
TGAAGATCGACGCCGGCGAGCTGCCGGCGCGCGCCCAGGCTTTGCGCGGAGAAGGGCAGACGGTGATCTTCGCGGCGGTGGATGGCCGGGCGGCCGGGCTGCTGGGCGTCGCCGATCCGCTCAAAGACTCCACGCCCGAAGCGCTGCGGGAGTTGCGCGCCCAGGGCGTGCAGGTGGTCATGCTCACCGGCGATAGCCGCGCCACGGCGGAGGCGGTGGCCCGCAGGTTGGGCATCGAGGAGTTCGAGGCCGAGGTCCTGCCGGAGAAGAAGTCCGAAGTGGTGAAGCGGCTGCAGGCGCAGGGACGGGTGGTGGCCATGGCGGGCGACGGCGTGAACGACGCGCCCGCGCTGGCCCAGGCCGACGTAGGCATCGCCATGGGCACCGGCACCGACGTAGCCATGGAGAGCGGCGGCGTCACCCTGGTGAAGGGCGATCTGCGGGGCATCGTGCGGGCGCGGCGGCTGAGCCAGGCCACCATGCGCAACATCCGCCAGAACCTGGTGTGGGCCTTCGGCTACAACGCCCTGGGGGTGCCCATCGCCGGCGGCGTGCTCTATCCTCTCTTCGGATTCGCGGCGCTGCTGAACCCGATCCTCGCGGCGGCCGCCATGAGTTTCAGCTCGGTGAGCGTGATCTCCAATTCGCTGCGGCTGCGGCGCGTGAAGCTCTAGAGCTTGTTCAGGTAGTCGAGGATGTTGGGATCGGTCCAGTCCACCGGTCCGATGAACTTGCGGCGCAGCACGCCGTTCTCGTCGATGATGTAGGTTTCGGGATACTTCCAGGTGCCGTAGAGGCCGCTGCTCTTCTTGCCCTGGGGGTCGCGCACGTTGACCAGGTCCTGCATCTTGTAGTCGCGGATGAAGTCGCGGTAGGCCTGCTCGTCCACGTCCACGCTCACCGCGATGACCTCGACCTTGGGGCGGGTGCGCTGCTGCATGGCGACCAGCGACGGTGTCTCTTCGACGCAGGGCGGGCACCAGGTGGCCCAGAAGTTCAGCACCACCACCTTGCCGCGGTGGTCGCGCAGCGTCACTTTGCGGTCGGAGTCCTGCACGGTGAAGTCGGGGGCGGGTCGGCCGATCAGGGCAGGTTCGGTGCCCCGGTCGCACCCCAGGACCAGGGCCGCGAACAGCAGCAGATAGGAGCAGCGTCGCACCCCTCTATAATAACTGGATACGCCCATGACGCCAGCCCCTCAGGAGAACGGACCAGCCGTGTCGGTCATCGTGCCGGCGCGCAACGAGGAGGCCAGCCTGGGAGCCTGCCTGGAATCGCTGGTTTGCCAGGAGGGGGTGGACT
This window encodes:
- a CDS encoding TlpA disulfide reductase family protein, with the translated sequence MRRCSYLLLFAALVLGCDRGTEPALIGRPAPDFTVQDSDRKVTLRDHRGKVVVLNFWATWCPPCVEETPSLVAMQQRTRPKVEVIAVSVDVDEQAYRDFIRDYKMQDLVNVRDPQGKKSSGLYGTWKYPETYIIDENGVLRRKFIGPVDWTDPNILDYLNKL